The Azospirillum baldaniorum genome contains a region encoding:
- a CDS encoding M48 family metalloprotease — translation MAVGPAKAQPPHPNPLPRGERGFRTQSPSPSPLRRIAAAGLAVLLLTSACAPANAQLLGGSEESIGAQEHPKILAQYGGAYPDQRLQAYITGIGNRLAAQTDRSGPWTFTVLDSDVVNAFALPGGYVYITRGLLALAKDEAEVASVLGHEIGHVIAHHGQERQTNQTIAGLLAAGIGLVLGSPELAQIANIGGTALLARYSRGQESEADRLGIEYLHRAGYDPFAMATFLETMRRDTQYSGLRSGKGAGEGGFDFFATHPQTASRVDEAAAIARELPRGARPVDPYMTAMDGVIYGDSPENGFVRGRTFAHPQLGIAFDVPQGYSLLNGAQQVIAKGPNGGAIVFDGGKAPGARDPAAYLTGTWAQGAPLRDLQSFTVNGMPAATALTQGKTDAGAVDVRLVAIRADSGTLYRFTFLAPGGALSRFDADFRQTAVSFRRLTQQEGASYQPRRIRVQTARPGDSVESFVRQMPREPYAEELFRIINDLPPGTPIQPGHPVKIITG, via the coding sequence ATGGCGGTAGGTCCGGCAAAAGCGCAACCCCCTCACCCTAACCCTCTCCCCAGAGGGGAGAGGGGATTTCGAACGCAATCACCCTCCCCGTCCCCGCTGCGCCGGATCGCCGCCGCGGGGCTGGCCGTCCTGCTGCTCACCTCGGCCTGTGCCCCGGCCAACGCCCAGCTCCTCGGCGGCAGCGAGGAGTCGATCGGCGCGCAGGAGCATCCCAAGATCCTCGCCCAGTATGGCGGGGCCTACCCCGACCAGCGGCTGCAGGCCTACATCACCGGCATCGGCAACCGGCTGGCCGCCCAGACCGACCGCTCCGGCCCCTGGACCTTCACCGTGCTGGACAGCGACGTGGTCAACGCCTTCGCCCTGCCGGGCGGCTACGTCTACATCACCCGCGGTCTGCTGGCCCTCGCCAAGGACGAGGCGGAGGTGGCGAGCGTGCTGGGGCACGAGATCGGCCACGTCATCGCCCACCATGGCCAGGAACGGCAGACCAACCAGACCATCGCCGGGCTGCTCGCCGCCGGCATCGGCCTCGTGCTGGGCAGCCCGGAGCTGGCGCAGATCGCCAACATCGGCGGCACCGCCCTGCTCGCCCGCTACTCGCGCGGCCAGGAGTCGGAGGCCGACCGGCTGGGCATCGAGTATCTCCACCGCGCCGGCTACGACCCCTTCGCCATGGCGACCTTCCTGGAGACCATGCGCCGCGACACCCAATATTCCGGCCTGCGCTCCGGCAAGGGTGCCGGGGAGGGCGGCTTCGACTTCTTCGCCACCCACCCGCAGACCGCGTCGCGCGTCGACGAGGCGGCGGCCATCGCCCGCGAGCTGCCCCGCGGGGCGCGGCCCGTCGACCCCTACATGACGGCGATGGATGGGGTGATCTACGGCGACAGCCCGGAGAACGGCTTCGTCCGCGGCCGGACCTTCGCCCACCCGCAGTTGGGCATCGCCTTCGACGTGCCACAAGGCTACAGCTTGCTCAACGGGGCGCAGCAGGTGATCGCCAAGGGTCCCAACGGCGGGGCCATCGTCTTCGACGGCGGCAAGGCGCCGGGGGCGCGCGACCCCGCCGCCTATCTGACCGGAACCTGGGCGCAGGGGGCGCCGTTGCGCGACCTGCAATCCTTCACCGTCAACGGCATGCCTGCGGCCACCGCGCTGACCCAGGGCAAGACCGACGCCGGGGCGGTGGACGTGCGGCTGGTCGCCATACGCGCCGACTCCGGCACGCTGTACCGCTTCACCTTCCTGGCTCCCGGCGGCGCGCTGTCGCGCTTCGACGCCGATTTCCGCCAGACCGCCGTCAGCTTCCGCCGGCTGACCCAGCAGGAGGGCGCGTCCTACCAGCCCCGGCGCATCCGCGTGCAGACCGCCCGCCCCGGCGACAGCGTGGAGAGCTTCGTCCGCCAGATGCCGCGGGAACCCTACGCGGAGGAGTTGTTCCGGATCATCAACGATCTTCCGCCGGGCACTCCCATCCAGCCCGGACATCCGGTGAAGATCATCACCGGCTGA
- a CDS encoding thermonuclease family protein: MPRRILSLMLSALLLLANTAGPPELRVAAVTDGATLLLEDGRSLRLAGIEPAAPPMGAEPGQSWPLAEAARQALAELAVGQRLSVRGEARTDRHGRLLAQLVRGDGLWLQGELLARGLARVHTRPDARALAREMLAAEAGARAAERGIWRTRAYAVRPADPDALRRDRDSFQIVEGRVLRVSKAGGDAYLDFGEDWRTDVTVHIGRAVLREFVAAGIDPLSYEGRVVRVRGWVGLRAGPLIEATHPEQIERLDGAASSLRETPHPSTPPPDLSDDEEE; encoded by the coding sequence ATGCCGCGCCGCATTCTCTCGCTGATGCTGTCCGCCCTGCTGCTGCTGGCGAACACCGCCGGGCCGCCGGAGCTGCGCGTCGCCGCGGTGACCGACGGCGCCACCTTGCTGCTGGAGGACGGGCGCAGCCTGCGTCTGGCCGGCATCGAGCCCGCCGCCCCGCCCATGGGGGCGGAGCCGGGCCAGAGCTGGCCGCTGGCCGAAGCGGCGCGGCAGGCGCTGGCGGAACTGGCCGTCGGGCAGCGCCTGAGCGTGCGGGGGGAGGCGCGGACCGACCGGCACGGGCGCCTGCTGGCCCAACTGGTGCGCGGCGATGGGCTGTGGCTCCAGGGCGAGCTGCTGGCGCGCGGCCTCGCCCGCGTGCACACCCGGCCCGACGCCCGCGCCCTGGCCCGCGAGATGCTGGCGGCGGAGGCCGGCGCGCGGGCGGCCGAGCGCGGCATCTGGCGGACCCGCGCCTACGCCGTGCGGCCCGCCGACCCCGACGCGCTGCGCCGGGACCGCGACAGCTTCCAGATCGTCGAGGGGCGGGTGCTGCGGGTGAGCAAGGCCGGCGGCGACGCTTATCTGGATTTCGGCGAGGACTGGCGGACCGACGTCACGGTGCACATCGGGCGGGCTGTGCTGCGCGAGTTCGTGGCCGCCGGCATCGACCCGCTGTCCTACGAAGGCCGGGTCGTCCGGGTGCGCGGCTGGGTGGGCCTGCGCGCCGGCCCGCTGATCGAGGCGACCCACCCCGAGCAGATCGAGCGGCTGGACGGGGCGGCATCGTCCCTCCGGGAGACGCCCCACCCGTCCACTCCGCCGCCGGACCTTTCCGACGACGAGGAGGAGTGA
- the pip gene encoding prolyl aminopeptidase: protein MPRSELFPPIDPYQTGFLPVDEIHTLYWEQSGNPRGVPVLFLHGGPGAGASPTHRRFFDPGHYRIVVMDQRGAGRSTPLGEVRRNTTELLVEDAERLRRHLGIERWLLFGGSWGSTLALAYGQTHPERCLGLILRGIFLMRKTEIDWFLYSMRTIFPEAWATFAGHIPPEERGDLLEAYWRRLNAPDAATRMAAARVWSLYEGSCSSLLPSPELIATSAEDTHALGLARIEAHYFRSNRFTPEDRLLRDVHRIRHLPGAIVQGRYDIVCPITSADELRRAWPEADYRVVPDAGHSAMEPGIRAALVQATERFKEYR, encoded by the coding sequence ATGCCCCGCAGCGAGCTTTTCCCGCCCATCGACCCCTACCAGACCGGCTTCCTGCCCGTGGACGAGATCCACACGCTCTATTGGGAGCAGTCGGGAAACCCGCGCGGCGTGCCGGTGCTGTTCCTGCACGGGGGGCCGGGGGCGGGCGCCTCGCCGACGCACCGGCGCTTCTTCGATCCCGGCCATTACCGCATTGTCGTGATGGACCAGCGCGGGGCGGGCCGCTCCACCCCGCTGGGCGAGGTCCGGCGCAACACGACCGAGCTGCTGGTGGAGGACGCCGAACGGCTGCGCCGCCATCTGGGGATCGAGCGCTGGCTGCTGTTCGGCGGAAGCTGGGGATCGACGCTGGCGCTGGCCTACGGGCAGACCCATCCGGAGCGCTGCCTGGGGCTGATCCTGCGCGGCATCTTCCTGATGCGGAAGACGGAGATCGACTGGTTCCTCTACTCCATGCGCACGATCTTCCCGGAGGCCTGGGCCACCTTCGCCGGCCACATCCCGCCGGAGGAGCGCGGCGACCTGCTGGAGGCCTATTGGCGGCGGCTCAACGCGCCGGACGCGGCGACCCGCATGGCGGCGGCGCGGGTGTGGAGCCTGTATGAGGGGTCCTGCTCCTCGCTGCTGCCCTCTCCGGAGCTGATCGCGACGAGCGCGGAGGACACCCACGCTCTGGGCCTCGCCCGCATTGAGGCGCATTACTTCCGCTCCAACCGCTTCACCCCGGAGGACAGGCTGCTGCGCGACGTGCACCGCATCCGGCATCTGCCGGGGGCGATCGTCCAGGGCCGCTACGACATCGTCTGCCCCATCACCAGCGCCGACGAGCTGCGCCGCGCCTGGCCGGAAGCCGATTACCGCGTGGTGCCCGACGCCGGCCATTCCGCCATGGAGCCGGGCATCCGCGCCGCCCTGGTCCAGGCGACGGAGCGGTTCAAGGAGTATCGGTAG
- the rpmI gene encoding 50S ribosomal protein L35, whose product MPKLKTKSGAKKRFKVTASGKVRAQAAFKRHCLEQKSPNMKRNARGMMTLAEPDQKIVLKNWLRNA is encoded by the coding sequence ATGCCCAAGCTGAAGACGAAGAGCGGCGCCAAGAAGCGCTTCAAGGTGACCGCGTCCGGTAAGGTGCGCGCCCAGGCGGCCTTCAAGCGCCACTGCCTGGAGCAGAAGAGCCCGAATATGAAGCGCAATGCGCGCGGCATGATGACCCTGGCCGAGCCGGACCAGAAGATCGTGCTGAAGAACTGGCTGCGCAACGCTTGA
- the rplT gene encoding 50S ribosomal protein L20, giving the protein MARVKRGVTTHARHRKILKLAKGYRGRNSKNFRIAIEKVEKALQYAYRDRRNKKRDFRGLWIQRINAGVRQYGLTYSRFINGIKLAGIEIDRKVLSDLAAREPEAFKAIVDQAQAALASKAAA; this is encoded by the coding sequence ATGGCTCGTGTTAAGCGCGGCGTCACCACGCACGCCCGTCACCGCAAGATCCTGAAGCTCGCCAAGGGCTACCGGGGTCGCAACTCCAAGAACTTCCGCATCGCGATCGAGAAGGTCGAAAAGGCCCTTCAATACGCGTATCGCGACCGCCGCAACAAGAAGCGCGATTTCCGCGGCCTGTGGATCCAGCGCATCAACGCCGGTGTCCGCCAGTACGGCCTGACCTACTCGCGCTTCATCAACGGCATCAAGCTGGCCGGCATCGAGATCGACCGCAAGGTCCTGTCGGATCTGGCCGCCCGTGAGCCGGAGGCCTTCAAGGCCATCGTCGATCAGGCCCAGGCCGCTCTCGCCTCCAAGGCCGCCGCCTAA
- the pheS gene encoding phenylalanine--tRNA ligase subunit alpha, which yields MLDALKDELLSQVNAAGDLAALEEVRVTALGKKGRITGFMKELGGLSPDERRERGQQLNALKDEIAAAIDGRKADLARAHLEARLQAERIDVTLPVRPETEGRIHPISQTIDEMVAIFAEMGFSVAEGPDVEDDFHNFTALNFPPGHPARDMHDTFYLPDAGDKKMLLRTHTSPVQVRTMLNKKPPIRIIAPGRTYRSDYDMTHTPMFHQIEGLVIDEATHMGHLKGCLIEFCRAFFDVDDLPLRFRPSFFPFTEPSAEVDIGCSRKGGELKLGNYGDWLEILGCGMVHPNVLEACGIDSTKYQGFAFGMGIERVAMLKYGIPDLRTFFEADLRWLKHYGFVPLDVPSMAQGLTR from the coding sequence ATGCTCGATGCGCTGAAAGACGAACTCCTGTCGCAGGTCAACGCCGCTGGCGACCTCGCGGCCCTCGAAGAGGTGCGGGTCACCGCGCTCGGCAAGAAGGGGCGCATCACCGGCTTCATGAAGGAGCTGGGCGGGCTGTCGCCCGACGAACGGCGCGAGCGCGGCCAGCAGCTCAACGCGCTGAAGGACGAGATCGCCGCCGCCATCGACGGCCGCAAGGCCGACCTCGCCCGCGCCCATCTGGAGGCCCGCCTCCAGGCCGAGCGCATCGACGTCACCCTGCCGGTCCGTCCGGAGACCGAGGGGCGCATCCACCCGATCAGCCAGACCATCGACGAGATGGTGGCGATCTTCGCCGAGATGGGCTTCAGCGTCGCCGAGGGGCCGGACGTCGAGGACGACTTCCACAACTTCACCGCCCTGAACTTCCCGCCGGGCCACCCCGCCCGCGACATGCACGACACCTTCTATCTGCCGGATGCCGGCGACAAGAAGATGCTGCTGCGCACCCACACCAGCCCGGTGCAGGTCCGCACCATGCTGAACAAGAAGCCGCCGATCCGCATCATCGCGCCGGGCCGCACCTACCGGTCCGACTACGACATGACCCACACCCCGATGTTCCACCAGATCGAGGGGCTGGTCATCGACGAGGCGACCCACATGGGGCACCTGAAGGGCTGCCTGATCGAGTTCTGCCGCGCCTTCTTCGACGTGGACGACCTGCCGCTGCGCTTCCGCCCCAGCTTCTTCCCCTTCACCGAACCGTCGGCGGAGGTGGACATCGGCTGCTCCCGCAAGGGCGGCGAGCTGAAGCTCGGCAACTACGGCGACTGGCTGGAGATCCTGGGCTGCGGCATGGTGCACCCCAACGTGCTGGAGGCCTGCGGCATCGACAGCACCAAGTACCAGGGCTTTGCCTTCGGCATGGGGATCGAGCGCGTGGCGATGCTGAAGTACGGCATCCCCGACCTGCGCACCTTCTTCGAAGCCGACCTCCGCTGGCTGAAGCATTACGGCTTCGTGCCGCTCGACGTTCCCAGCATGGCCCAGGGCCTGACGCGCTAA
- the pheT gene encoding phenylalanine--tRNA ligase subunit beta: MKFTLSWLKDHLETDATLDQIVEKLTALGLEVEGVEDRSKELKPFRVAHVVSAEKHPDADKLRVLVVDTGTEKLQVVCGAPNARAGLKGVFAPEGAYIPGSDITLKKGVIRGVESNGMMCSERELKLSEEHNGIIELPDDAPVGVAYADYAGLGDPVIDISLTPDRADCAGVRGIARDLAAAGLGTLKPLAAEPVKGAFPSPLGVTIEAPDACPMYVGRYFRGVKNGPSPKWLHDKLVAIGLRPISALVDITNFITFDLSRPLHAFDADKVKGGIVVRMAREGETLAALNGKEYPLDPGMTVIADHERAEALGGIIGGEASGCTETTVNVFLEAAIFDTVRTAQTGRKLGIESDARYRLERGVDPAVVVSGMERATRLILEICGGEASDLVIAGEEPQWRRTLTLRPGRVAALGGVEVPRDEQTRILIDLGCEIVGEDVDGTLRVVPPSWRADIHGEADLVEEVLRIHGFDAIPATPLPRDSVLTRPALTTKQRRVGLTKRTLAVRGLSEAVTWSFMAGPVAELFGGVGEGLTLVNPISADLDVMRPSILGNLIQAAGRNADRGYADVGLFEVGPAFRKPSPDGQDIVAAGIRAGNAVPRHWAEKARGVDAYDAKADAMAVLEAAGAPVTNLQVTTDAPGWYHPGRSGVLRLGPTVMARFGEIHPTVLGTLGVKGPVVGFEVFLDAVPLPKKKGGTARPLVQLSPFQPLERDFAFVVGKDVEADKLIRAAKGADKALVKDVTVFDVYQGTNLEEGKKSVALSVTLQPTERTLTEPEIEAIGQKIVAAVAKATGGSLRS; this comes from the coding sequence ATGAAGTTCACGCTGTCCTGGCTGAAGGACCATCTGGAGACCGACGCCACGCTCGACCAGATCGTGGAGAAGCTGACCGCCCTCGGCCTGGAGGTCGAAGGGGTGGAGGACCGCTCGAAAGAGCTGAAGCCCTTCCGCGTCGCCCACGTCGTCTCCGCCGAGAAGCACCCGGACGCCGACAAGCTGCGCGTCCTGGTCGTCGACACCGGCACCGAGAAGCTCCAGGTCGTCTGCGGCGCGCCCAACGCGCGCGCCGGCCTGAAGGGCGTCTTCGCGCCGGAGGGAGCCTACATCCCCGGCTCCGACATCACGCTGAAGAAGGGCGTCATCCGCGGCGTCGAGTCGAACGGCATGATGTGCTCCGAGCGCGAGCTGAAGCTGTCGGAGGAGCACAACGGCATCATCGAGCTGCCGGACGACGCGCCGGTCGGCGTCGCCTACGCCGACTATGCCGGCCTGGGCGACCCGGTCATCGACATCAGCCTGACGCCCGACCGCGCCGACTGCGCCGGGGTGCGCGGCATCGCCCGCGACCTCGCCGCCGCCGGGCTGGGCACGCTGAAGCCGCTGGCGGCGGAGCCGGTGAAGGGCGCCTTCCCGAGTCCGCTCGGCGTGACCATCGAGGCGCCGGACGCCTGCCCGATGTATGTCGGCCGCTATTTCCGCGGCGTGAAGAACGGCCCGTCGCCCAAGTGGCTGCACGACAAGCTGGTCGCCATCGGCCTGCGCCCGATCTCGGCGCTGGTCGACATCACCAACTTCATCACCTTCGACCTGTCGCGCCCGCTGCACGCCTTCGACGCCGACAAGGTGAAGGGTGGCATCGTCGTCCGCATGGCCCGCGAGGGCGAGACGCTGGCGGCGCTGAACGGCAAGGAATACCCGCTCGACCCGGGCATGACGGTCATCGCCGATCATGAGCGGGCCGAGGCGCTGGGCGGCATCATCGGCGGCGAGGCGTCGGGCTGCACCGAGACGACGGTCAACGTCTTCCTGGAAGCGGCGATCTTCGACACCGTGCGCACGGCGCAGACCGGCCGCAAGCTGGGCATCGAGTCGGACGCCCGCTACCGGCTGGAGCGCGGCGTCGATCCGGCGGTGGTCGTCTCGGGGATGGAGCGCGCCACCCGCCTGATCCTGGAGATCTGCGGCGGCGAGGCCTCCGACCTCGTGATCGCCGGTGAGGAGCCGCAGTGGCGCCGCACCCTGACGCTGCGTCCGGGCCGAGTGGCCGCCCTGGGCGGCGTTGAGGTGCCGCGCGACGAGCAGACCCGCATCCTGATCGACCTCGGCTGCGAGATCGTCGGCGAGGATGTGGACGGCACCCTGCGCGTCGTTCCGCCCTCCTGGCGCGCCGACATCCACGGCGAGGCCGATCTGGTGGAGGAGGTGCTGCGCATCCACGGCTTCGACGCCATCCCGGCAACCCCGCTGCCGCGCGACAGCGTGCTGACCCGTCCGGCCCTGACTACCAAACAGCGCCGCGTCGGGCTGACCAAGCGCACGCTGGCCGTCCGCGGCCTGTCCGAAGCCGTCACCTGGTCCTTCATGGCCGGTCCGGTGGCCGAGCTGTTCGGCGGGGTTGGCGAGGGGCTGACGCTGGTCAACCCGATCAGCGCCGACCTCGACGTGATGCGCCCGTCCATTCTCGGCAACCTGATCCAGGCCGCCGGGCGCAACGCCGACCGCGGCTACGCCGACGTCGGCCTGTTCGAGGTCGGCCCGGCTTTCCGCAAGCCGTCGCCGGACGGGCAGGACATCGTGGCCGCCGGCATCCGCGCCGGCAACGCGGTGCCGCGCCACTGGGCGGAGAAGGCCCGCGGCGTCGATGCCTACGACGCCAAGGCCGACGCCATGGCCGTCCTGGAGGCCGCCGGCGCGCCGGTGACCAACCTGCAGGTCACCACCGACGCGCCGGGCTGGTACCATCCCGGCCGCTCGGGCGTGCTGCGCCTCGGCCCGACGGTGATGGCCCGCTTCGGCGAAATCCACCCGACCGTGCTCGGCACGCTGGGCGTCAAGGGTCCGGTGGTCGGCTTCGAGGTGTTCCTGGACGCCGTCCCGCTGCCCAAGAAGAAGGGCGGCACGGCGCGTCCGCTGGTCCAGCTCTCGCCCTTCCAGCCGCTGGAGCGCGACTTCGCCTTCGTCGTCGGCAAGGACGTGGAGGCCGACAAGCTGATCCGCGCCGCCAAGGGCGCCGACAAGGCGCTGGTCAAGGACGTGACCGTCTTCGACGTCTACCAGGGCACCAACCTGGAGGAGGGCAAGAAGTCCGTCGCGCTCTCCGTCACGCTCCAGCCGACCGAGCGGACCCTGACCGAGCCGGAGATCGAGGCCATCGGCCAGAAGATCGTCGCCGCGGTCGCCAAGGCCACGGGCGGCAGCCTGCGCAGCTGA
- a CDS encoding response regulator — protein sequence MVSLTNDHAKTASVLATTGDAGNGSVDGGGAVRREDGEEGAPAEASRLVIVVDDDRSIVEGLALLLEAWGYDVLTALSLNELAQRLPQAPGRPGLVLADHFLPAGGTGAQAVEMVRAHVGAPVPALILTGDTMPERQAEAAALGCRLLHKPVQIGPLKDMVDTLMSGAG from the coding sequence ATGGTGAGCTTAACGAACGACCACGCCAAAACCGCTTCCGTCCTCGCCACGACCGGGGATGCCGGCAATGGCTCGGTGGATGGCGGCGGCGCGGTCCGCCGCGAGGATGGCGAAGAAGGAGCGCCGGCCGAAGCCAGCCGGCTGGTCATCGTGGTGGACGACGACCGGTCGATCGTGGAAGGGCTGGCGCTGCTTCTCGAAGCCTGGGGATACGACGTGCTGACCGCCCTGTCGCTGAACGAACTGGCGCAGCGGCTGCCGCAGGCGCCCGGCCGTCCCGGGCTGGTCCTGGCCGATCACTTCCTGCCGGCTGGCGGCACGGGCGCCCAGGCGGTGGAGATGGTGCGCGCCCATGTCGGCGCCCCGGTGCCCGCCCTGATCCTGACCGGCGATACGATGCCGGAGCGTCAGGCCGAAGCCGCCGCCCTGGGCTGCCGCCTGCTGCACAAGCCGGTGCAGATCGGTCCGCTGAAGGACATGGTGGACACGCTGATGAGCGGCGCCGGCTGA
- a CDS encoding DUF3369 domain-containing protein: protein MTDSDDEFLFLDDQDGDGNGETGSPATGNRWKMMIVDDEPEVHSITKLVLADFAYKGRSAQFISAYSAAEARTILEREEDIAIILLDVVMETDDAGLQLVHHIREELKNRHVRIILRTGQPGQAPERAVILDYDINDYKAKTQLTAQQLFTTTVAALRSYEDIMAIEMNRRGLEKIIEASSSLFQARSMKLFAAGVLTQLSGILGVGPDAILCVQRGPVISGAADGLYVLAGSGRFETLIDEPAANHVEPAVLAEVKRCLESRSNRYAADHCTLYIRTPNDRENVVYLSSDRPLSDLDRNLIEVFCRKISVGFDNLHLYEQLRRSQEHTVIAMADLAERAGHPSAEAEAGPRIAMVTDRIARRLAEEGCYPAILDTVFLESVGLAAILHDVGNATLDPAILGKTGPLTPEERAVMQAHTTTGWDLLDRASQRSEGRTHLHLGAEIARAHHENWDGTGYPDRLKGDAIPLSARIVAVADSFDAMTRDRPYRKALDHDVAVAEIRRLSGSRFDPAVVDAFLAVSGSLRRG, encoded by the coding sequence ATGACCGACTCCGACGACGAGTTCCTCTTTCTGGACGACCAGGACGGCGACGGAAACGGCGAAACCGGGTCGCCGGCCACCGGAAACCGGTGGAAGATGATGATCGTGGACGACGAGCCGGAGGTGCACTCCATCACCAAGCTCGTCCTGGCCGATTTCGCCTACAAGGGCCGCTCCGCCCAGTTCATCTCGGCCTATTCCGCCGCGGAGGCGCGGACGATCCTGGAGCGCGAGGAGGACATCGCCATCATCCTGCTGGACGTGGTGATGGAGACCGACGACGCCGGGCTGCAACTCGTCCACCACATCCGCGAGGAATTGAAGAACCGCCACGTCCGCATCATCCTGCGCACCGGCCAGCCCGGGCAGGCGCCGGAGCGCGCGGTGATCCTCGACTACGACATCAACGACTACAAGGCCAAGACTCAGCTCACCGCCCAGCAGCTGTTCACCACCACGGTCGCCGCCCTGCGCTCCTACGAGGACATCATGGCGATCGAGATGAACCGGCGCGGGCTGGAGAAGATCATCGAGGCGTCGTCGTCGCTGTTCCAGGCGCGCTCGATGAAGCTGTTCGCCGCCGGGGTGCTGACGCAGCTCTCCGGCATCCTCGGCGTCGGACCGGACGCCATCCTGTGCGTGCAGCGCGGCCCGGTCATCAGCGGCGCGGCGGACGGGCTGTATGTCCTGGCCGGCTCGGGCCGGTTCGAGACGCTGATCGACGAGCCGGCGGCCAACCATGTCGAGCCCGCCGTGCTGGCGGAGGTGAAGCGCTGCCTGGAGTCGCGCAGCAACCGCTACGCCGCCGATCATTGCACGCTCTACATCCGCACCCCGAACGACCGGGAGAACGTGGTCTATCTGAGTTCCGACCGGCCGCTGTCCGACCTCGACCGCAACCTGATCGAGGTGTTCTGCCGCAAGATCTCGGTCGGATTCGACAATCTGCACCTGTACGAACAGCTGCGGCGCAGCCAGGAGCACACGGTCATCGCCATGGCCGATCTGGCGGAGCGCGCCGGTCATCCCAGCGCGGAGGCCGAGGCCGGCCCGCGCATCGCCATGGTGACCGACCGCATCGCCCGCCGTCTGGCCGAAGAGGGGTGCTACCCCGCCATCCTCGACACGGTGTTCCTGGAGTCGGTCGGTCTGGCCGCCATCCTCCACGACGTCGGCAACGCCACGCTGGACCCCGCCATCCTCGGCAAGACCGGGCCGCTGACCCCGGAGGAGCGGGCCGTCATGCAGGCCCACACGACCACGGGCTGGGATTTGCTGGACCGCGCGAGCCAGCGGTCCGAGGGACGGACGCATCTGCATCTGGGGGCGGAGATCGCCCGGGCGCATCATGAGAATTGGGACGGCACCGGCTATCCAGACCGCCTGAAGGGCGACGCCATCCCGCTGAGCGCCCGCATCGTCGCGGTGGCCGACAGCTTCGACGCCATGACCCGCGACCGCCCCTACCGCAAGGCGCTGGACCATGACGTGGCGGTGGCGGAGATCCGGCGCCTGTCGGGCAGCCGGTTCGATCCGGCGGTGGTCGACGCCTTCCTGGCGGTGTCCGGCAGCCTGCGCCGGGGGTGA
- a CDS encoding SH3 domain-containing protein, with protein sequence MRTRSTTALRALALRLILAAATMWFAPDAALAQSPVAIGAPLTGEVVLNRDIEVRIGPNADARIIQTLPRGKALNALGTPRGTSWTEVAIGGQPIGYVPSDSLDPALMVSRSITAAMGATATGANAGGSPPATGKPPVIHRSAAVVPRSAWEIAAQVPAQGYVVAADAIKATEILDNKKRRSFTLRKGDVVSLIDSANGRVTLGMPGRTRAVATAEGLIGVVAPYPLPGMPPIEPGALFAARLGEYVSHAEGLRAWQEFTYGPGTAYRDLPPMVWPVFRGARTTYQMGVGPFTRTQVDNVCGALAQRSMDCWVIELETF encoded by the coding sequence GTGCGCACGCGTTCCACCACCGCCCTCCGCGCCCTGGCGCTGCGGCTGATCCTGGCCGCGGCGACGATGTGGTTCGCCCCGGACGCCGCCCTGGCGCAGAGCCCCGTCGCCATCGGCGCGCCACTGACCGGCGAGGTGGTCCTCAACCGCGACATCGAGGTGCGCATCGGCCCCAACGCCGACGCCCGGATCATCCAGACCCTGCCGCGCGGCAAGGCGCTGAACGCGCTGGGCACGCCCCGCGGCACCAGCTGGACGGAGGTCGCCATCGGCGGCCAGCCCATCGGCTACGTCCCCTCCGACTCGCTGGACCCGGCGCTGATGGTGTCGCGCTCGATCACCGCCGCCATGGGCGCCACCGCCACCGGGGCCAACGCCGGCGGATCGCCCCCCGCGACCGGCAAGCCGCCGGTCATCCACCGCAGCGCCGCCGTGGTGCCGCGCAGCGCCTGGGAGATCGCCGCCCAGGTGCCGGCCCAGGGCTATGTCGTCGCGGCGGACGCCATCAAGGCGACGGAGATCCTCGACAACAAGAAGCGGCGCAGTTTCACCCTGCGCAAGGGCGACGTGGTCAGCCTGATCGACTCCGCGAACGGGCGGGTGACGCTGGGCATGCCCGGCCGGACTCGCGCGGTCGCCACGGCCGAGGGGCTGATCGGGGTGGTCGCCCCCTACCCGCTGCCGGGCATGCCGCCCATCGAGCCGGGGGCGCTGTTCGCCGCGCGGCTCGGCGAGTATGTCAGCCACGCCGAGGGGCTGCGGGCATGGCAGGAATTCACCTACGGTCCCGGAACGGCCTACCGCGACCTGCCGCCGATGGTCTGGCCGGTCTTCCGCGGCGCCCGCACCACCTACCAGATGGGCGTCGGCCCCTTCACCCGGACGCAGGTGGACAACGTCTGCGGCGCTCTGGCGCAGCGCTCCATGGACTGCTGGGTGATCGAGCTGGAGACCTTCTGA